The Vicia villosa cultivar HV-30 ecotype Madison, WI linkage group LG1, Vvil1.0, whole genome shotgun sequence genome includes a region encoding these proteins:
- the LOC131623803 gene encoding S-linalool synthase-like produces the protein MELPLSCIERRVQKIKKNIFSSNFDIYSFVCFSSYDTAWLAMIPDLEYPSQPMFKNYLEWLINNQKPEGFWGESDTIECLPATIVSMVALTKWNTGTLMVEKGRSFIDANIDKLLNGVKDECPRWLAIVLPATIELADIVGLDLHFQQSTRNTMSYIYNRGKSILKKEEVEGDFSCYPPLLSYLEALPTSYVDEKDICKHLREDGSLFQSPSATAKAFMDYGNKKCLSYLQSLAHRCPKAVPQAYPMEEDYIKLCIANQLHRFGLGEYFVGEIEVLLSQVYRNYNNEASSVVRALNMNTMQLQKDAMAFELLRTYGFKVSPLRFCWFLNHDETKAEIENNYEQFSSAMLHVFRASNLMFCGEYELEEARSFSRKILEKIVSTGKRGLSQQIEHELSLPWFARLDHLEHRVWIEEAEANTLWKGKTSHNRVSCLYNDELLQLASLNFEFKQLIYKNELKEIKRWAEKYGMSDMGFGREKSTYCYFAVAASLTSLPHDSYVRMFVAKTAIIITVADDFFDSVGSLDELEILTEAVQRWDTRGLSSHSKVIFDALDDLVSEATRKYLQQEGTSDDISRNLKDLWFEIFLSWLIEANWSRNGHKPSIDCYLETGMTSIGAHLIVLSSSCFVKPTKKLRLKPYEPLTNLLMVISRLLNDLESYQKEMEEGKLNYVLVNMMENPEFEIEDSIAFVREIVEKKKKEFLELVLIDGLSDFPKPSKKLHLSCLKVFQMFFNSKNSFDSNTDMVEDINKAIYLPLSRTSMCLSTQAFPKKKHIISKLNMNFPFKHNSRISLTKMRLITPKVRLGFK, from the exons ATGGAACTTCCATTATCTTGCATCGAACGTAGAGttcaaaagataaagaaaaacatattttcttcaaattttgatatatattcttttgtatgtttttctagTTACGACACTGCATGGTTAGCAATGATACCTGATTTAGAATATCCTTCACAACCTATGTTCAAGAATTACTTAGAGTGGTTGATCAACAATCAAAAACCAGAAGGGTTTTGGGGAGAGAGTGACACCATTGAATGTCTTCCAGCAACTATTGTTTCAATGGTTGCACTCACAAAGTGGAACACTGGCACGTTAATGGTAGAGAAAG GACGATCATTTATTGATGCAAATATTGATAAGCTGCTGAATGGAGTGAAAGATGAGTGCCCTCGTTGGCTTGCTATTGTTCTCCCTGCAACCATTGAACTTGCTGATATTGTCGGTTTAGACTTGCACTTCCAACAATCAACAAGGAACACCATGTCCTATATTTATAATCGTGGCAAAAGCATTCTTAAAAA GGAGGAGGTTGAAGGAGATTTTAGCTGTTACCCTCCTTTACTGTCATACCTTGAAGCTCTACCTACATCCTATGTTGATGAAAAAGATATATGTAAACACTTGAGGGAAGATGGTTCATTGTTCCAATCTCCCTCTGCCACCGCAAAAGCATTCATGGATTATGGAAACAAAAAATGCCTTTCATATTTACAGTCCTTGGCACACAGATGCCCAAAAGCAG TTCCACAGGCATATCCAATGGAGGAGGATTATATAAAGCTTTGCATTGCTAACCAATTACATAGATTTGGATTGGGAGAGTACTTTGTAGGAGAGATTGAAGTACTTTTATCACAAGTTTATAG GAATTATAATAATGAGGCAAGTTCAGTGGTAAGAGCATTGAATATGAATACTATGCAGCTTCAGAAAGATGCTATGGCATTTGAGCTCTTAAGGACATATGGATTCAAAGTATCACCAT TGCGATTTTGTTGGTTTTTAAACCACGATGAAACCAAAGCTGAGATTGAGAATAATTACGAGCAGTTCTCAAGTGCAATGCTTCACGTGTTCAGAGCTTCGAACTTAATGTTCTGCGGAGAATATGAACTCGAGGAAGCTAGAAGCTTTTCTAGGAAAATACTTGAGAAAATCGTTTCAACAGGTAAAAGAGGCTTATCGCAACAAATAGAGCACGAGTTGAGTCTTCCATGGTTTGCTCGATTGGATCATTTAGAACACAGAGTATGGATAGAAGAAGCAGAAGCCAACACTCTATGGAAAGGGAAGACATCACATAACAG GGTATCATGTCTCTATAACGATGAATTGCTACAACTTGCATCTCTAAACTTCGAGTTTAAGCAATTGATATACAAAAACGAGCTTAAAGAAATAAAGAG GTGGGCTGAAAAGTATGGTATGAGTGATATGGGTTTTGGCAGAGAAAAAAGCACATATTGTTACTTCGCGGTTGCTGCTAGTTTAACATCCCTCCCTCATGACTCTTACGTACGGATGTTTGTAGCTAAAACTGCTATTATAATCACAGTTGCTGACGATTTCTTTGATAGTGTTGGTTCTCTCGATGAACTAGAAATCCTCACAGAAGCAGTTCAAAG gtGGGATACCAGAGGCCTAAGTAGCCATAGCAAAGTTATATTTGATGCACTTGACGATCTTGTGAGTGAAGCTACTAGAAAATATCTCCAACAAGAAGGAACTTCTGATGATATCTCAAGAAACTTAAAAGATCTA TGGTTTGAAATTTTCTTGTCATGGCTCATAGAAGCAAACTGGAGCAGAAATGGACACAAACCATCTATTGATTGCTACCTCGAAACAGGCATGACTTCAATTGGCGCGCATCTCATTGTGCTTTCGTCTTCATGTTTTGTGAAACCAACCAAGAAACTTAGGCTGAAACCGTATGAACCATTAACAAATCTATTAATGGTCATTTCTCGTTTGTTAAATGATCTCGAGAGTTATCAG AAGGAAATGGAAGAAGGGAAATTGAATTATGTTTTGGTTAACATGATGGAGAACCCTGAATTCGAAATTGAAGATTCAATTGCGTTTGTGAGGGAAATAGtcgagaaaaagaagaaagagttTCTTGAACTTGTTCTAATTGACGGATTAAGTGATTTTCCTAAGCCTAGCAAGAAACTCCATCTATCATGCTTGAAAGTTTTTCAGATGTTTTTCAACTCTAAAAACAGTTTTGATTCTAATACAGATATGGTGGAGGATATAAACAAAGCAATATATCTTCCTTTGAGTAGAACTTCAATGTGTCTCTCAACTCAAGCATTCCCAAAGAAGAAACATATTATATCAAAACTTAATATGAATTTTCCATTCAAACACAATAGTAGGATAAGTTTAACCAAAATGAGGTTGATAACACCTAAAGTTAGGCTTGGATTCAAATAA